The segment GACGCCGTGGTCAAATCAACTCAATGGATGAAAGAGGCGGCAACAAGATAGTTACTGCTTTCTGTCCGCTTGCTGAAATGTTCGGATATTCTACAGATTTAAGGAGCCAAACTCAAGGTCGTGCTTCATACTCAATGGAATTTGATCACTATGAAGAAGTTCCTAAAAATGTATCTGATGAGATAATCAAAAAAAGAAATGGCTAATATCTTTTAACCCCGCTTTTGTGGGGTTTTCTCCTCATAGCTCAGCAGGATAGAGCGCAGAATTCCTAATTCTGAGGCCATAGGTTCAAATCCTATTGGGGAGACCACTATTTATCTCCTACAAAAGTAATAAATTTTTATAATTCTTTAAATAGATAAATCTAGATTTTTATATTATTATAATTGTTTATAAAACAATAATCAAATTTAATTAAATATTAAATTTGATTTAGCTATAATTGATAATAAATTTCATTATTTGAGGTTTAAATGACTTTAGATCTTTTAGAAAATGGTCAAATGGCTAAAATTTTAAATTTTAATGTAACTGAGAGATTGCTTGAGAGGTTTTTTAGTTTAGGGTTATCTAAATTCAAAACTATTAAAAAGATAGAGAGTTCATTGGGGAGTTCGACTATCTTGATTGAGTGTAATAGAATGTTCTTGATGCTAAGATATGATGAGGCAAAGAGTATCGAGGTAGAGAGAATTTAGATGAAAAAGATTATTAAAATCGCACTTGTAGGCCAACCAAATGTAGGTAAAACTCTGCTTATAAATTCGCTTAGCGGATCGCATTTGAAGGTTGGGAATTTCCCTGGTGTGACGGTTGAAAAATCTGAAGCGAATTTTAAATATAAAGATTATGATATTAAGATTATAGATCTTCCTGGAACTTACTCTATTAATGATTACTCGCTTGAAGAGAGGATAACTAAAGATTTTATCAATAAAAATGATTATGATATCATCATAAATGTGGTAGATTCTACAAATTTAGAGCGCAATTTGATCTTGACTACCCAAATTATGGAGAGAAATAAAAAGATGATTTTAGCTCTAAATATGAGCGATGAAGCATCAAAAGAGGGGATAAATATTGATGCTAAGAAATTTGAAAATCTCCTTGGAGTGCCTTGCGTATCAGTATCTGCTAGTTTAAAATCAAATTTAAATGAGTTGATAGAACGGATAATAGAAATTTACAAATCACCATATATCCCAAATAAGCGAATTTATAGTGATGCGATTGAAAAAGAGATAGATAATATTTCGCAATTTTTAGAATCTAAAAATGATACAAATATAAAAGAGTTAAAATTAAGCAATAAAGATATAGCGATAGCTTTGTTAAAGCAAGATAATCAAATTTATAAGTATTTACACGATAAGCCCATTTGGATAGAGCTATCAAAGGTGATCCAGACAGCTCACAATAACCTATATATCCACTACAAAACTCAATCTGTAAGTGAGATATTTATGCAAGAGTGTAGTAATTTTGTCAATGGTGCGATCGCTGAGAGCGTGAAATATCATAAACCTAAAGAGATTAATTATACTAGGATGATTGATAAAATTTTGATAAACAAATATATTGGGATTCCGATATTTTTGTTTTTTATGTGGTTGATATTTCAGCTTACATTTACTCTTGGTGCGGTGCCTATGGACTATATCGAGGCTGGATATGTGGCGTTGGGTGATATGGTTAAAGAGAGTGTTAGTAGTGAGCTTTTGGCATCGTTATTGGCTGATGGCATCATAGGTGGGGTTGGGTCTGTGATACTATTTTTGCCAAATATTATGATACTATTTTTTGGAATTGCGCTTTTGGAGACTACTGGATATATGTCTAGGGTTTCATTTTTGTTAGATGGATTTTTTCATAAATTTGGCTTGCATGGTAAAAGCTTTATCCCATTGGTGACTGGATTTGGGTGTTCTGTCCCAGCATTTATGGCTACAAGAACTCTCAAAAACGAAAAAGACCGCTTGCTTACTCTTTTCATAATTAATTTTATGAGTTGTGGTGCTAGGTTGCCTGTATATGTGCTATTTATAGGTGCTTTTGCTCCAAAAGCTCAAGCTGGAAATTGGCTATTTGGTATATATATTTTTGGTGCGATTTTAGGGCTTATAGCGGCTAAGGTTTTGCGTATGACGGCATTTAAAGGCCCTGATGAGCCTTTTGTTGTTGAGATGCCAAAATATAGAATGCCAAATTGGAAGCTCATTTGGTTTATGGTCTATAACAAAGCTAAAATGTATATCAAAAAGGCCGGTACCTTCATTCTAGCTGCAGCTGTGCTTATATGGTTTGCTAGTAGTTTTCCGTTTCAAGACTCTACTAAAGAGATTTATGAACAAAAAATAGAGATAGCCGCAACTGATGAAGACAAAGAGAGATTATCTAATGAATTAGAAAATATCTTAATAGAAAATAGCTATTTAGGAAAGGTGGGCAAATTTATTGAGCCATTTTTTGCTCCGTTGGAGTTTGATTGGAGATTGAGTGTTTCTATTGTTAGTGGTTTAGCAGCTAAGGAGGTTGCGATATCTACAATGGGTGTATTGTATTCGTTAGGTGGCGAAGTAGATGAAAATAACGATGGATTAATACAAAAAATTCAAGAAGCTATACCGATTGAGGTGGCTGTGGCGTATG is part of the Campylobacter lanienae NCTC 13004 genome and harbors:
- a CDS encoding FeoA family protein, yielding MTLDLLENGQMAKILNFNVTERLLERFFSLGLSKFKTIKKIESSLGSSTILIECNRMFLMLRYDEAKSIEVERI
- the feoB gene encoding ferrous iron transport protein B; protein product: MKKIIKIALVGQPNVGKTLLINSLSGSHLKVGNFPGVTVEKSEANFKYKDYDIKIIDLPGTYSINDYSLEERITKDFINKNDYDIIINVVDSTNLERNLILTTQIMERNKKMILALNMSDEASKEGINIDAKKFENLLGVPCVSVSASLKSNLNELIERIIEIYKSPYIPNKRIYSDAIEKEIDNISQFLESKNDTNIKELKLSNKDIAIALLKQDNQIYKYLHDKPIWIELSKVIQTAHNNLYIHYKTQSVSEIFMQECSNFVNGAIAESVKYHKPKEINYTRMIDKILINKYIGIPIFLFFMWLIFQLTFTLGAVPMDYIEAGYVALGDMVKESVSSELLASLLADGIIGGVGSVILFLPNIMILFFGIALLETTGYMSRVSFLLDGFFHKFGLHGKSFIPLVTGFGCSVPAFMATRTLKNEKDRLLTLFIINFMSCGARLPVYVLFIGAFAPKAQAGNWLFGIYIFGAILGLIAAKVLRMTAFKGPDEPFVVEMPKYRMPNWKLIWFMVYNKAKMYIKKAGTFILAAAVLIWFASSFPFQDSTKEIYEQKIEIAATDEDKERLSNELENILIENSYLGKVGKFIEPFFAPLEFDWRLSVSIVSGLAAKEVAISTMGVLYSLGGEVDENNDGLIQKIQEAIPIEVAVAYVLFVMLYNPCLAATIVFGKEAGGYKYIAYLFIFTTFVAYLVSFIGLHIAKLF